A stretch of the Malus sylvestris chromosome 10, drMalSylv7.2, whole genome shotgun sequence genome encodes the following:
- the LOC126587276 gene encoding rop guanine nucleotide exchange factor 1-like isoform X1 has product MGSVSSEDGSDQQSERCGSYSLSADVSESESCSSFSCRRFDAEGASSSMTSSPRPGGGNFFFQAPVMLPVIGGKDVVAWDEKPEKRNADLSEVEMMKERFAKLLLGEDMSGGGKGVCTALAISNAITNLSATVFGELWRLEPLKAQRKAMWRREMDWLLCVSDSIVELVPSIQQFPGGGTYEVMEMRPRSDLYVNLPAIKKLDAMLLSMLDGFCETEFCYVDRGIILGDSKEGEGFIGGRPSIRQEEKWWLPYPKVPPNGLSFETRKKLQQCRDCCNQILKAAMAINSSVLAEMEIPRAYMESLPKKGKDCMGDIIYRYIAADQFSPEHLLDCLDLSSEHQTLEIANRIEAAVHVWAQKDQNKHNNHKAKRASWGGKVKGLVSDTEKSHFLAQRAETLLHSLRHRFPGLPQTSLDMNKIQYNKDVGQSILESYSRVMESLAFNVMARIDDVLFVDDATKRCAAAESVSIFSRGGLSGLPVQKRMSPSPFSIQHTPYASPLATPAFCSSTPVIGSPGRTPLCVKRNVIIDDKSERLLTADFERVWSYAGSLSSRRTTGDAPERD; this is encoded by the exons ATGGGGAGTGTGTCGTCGGAGGACGGTTCGGACCAGCAGAGCGAGCGATGCGGGAGCTACAGCTTAAGCGCCGACGTGAGCGAGTCGGAGAGTTGTAGCAGCTTCTCGTGCCGGAGGTTCGATGCGGAGGGGGCTTCGAGCTCCATGACGTCGTCGCCGCGACCGGGCGGCGGAAATTTCTTCTTTCAGGCGCCGGTGATGCTTCCGGTGATCGGAGGAAAGGATGTGGTGGCTTGGGATGAGAAGCCGGAGAAACGAAATGCTGATTTGTCTG AAGTGGAGATGATGAAGGAGAGGTTTGCCAAGCTTCTGCTTGGAGAAGACATGTCAGGAGGAGGAAAAGGAGTCTGCACTGCCCTTGCTATCTCAAATGCCATCACCAATCTCTCTG CGACGGTGTTTGGCGAATTATGGAGGTTAGAGCCGCTGAAAGCACAGAGAAAGGCAATGTGGCGCCGGGAAATGGACTGGCTGTTATGTGTGAGTGATTCAATTGTTGAGCTTGTGCCTTCGATACAACAGTTTCCGGGTGGGGGGACATACGAAGTCATGGAAATGCGGCCGCGCTCTGACTTGTATGTGAATCTACCTGCCATTAAGAAGCTTGACGCAATGCTGCTTAGTATGCTAGATGGGTTTTGTGAGACAGAGTTCTGCTATGTTGACAGGGGGATTATTTTGGGGGATTCGAAAGAGGGTGAGGGGTTTATTGGTGGAAGGCCTTCAATTAGGCAAGAAGAGAAGTGGTGGCTGCCTTATCCTAAAGTTCCGCCAAATGGGTTGTCCTTTGAAACAAGGAAGAAATTGCAGCagtgtagggactgctgcaacCAGATATTGAAGGCAGCCATGGCGATTAATAGTAGTGTGCTTGCTGAGATGGAAATCCCAAGAGCGTACATGGAGTCGTTGCCCAAG AAGGGGAAAGATTGTATGGGCGATATCATTTATCGTTACATAGCTGCAGACCAATTTTCACCAGAGCATCTTCTGGATTGCCTGGACTTGTCCTCAGAACATCAAACTCTAGAGATAGCCAATAGAATTGAGGCAGCTGTGCATGTTTGGGCGCAGAAAGACCAGAATAAGCACAATAATCATAAAGCTAAACGGGCATCCTGGGGTGGCAAGGTCAAGGGACTTGTTTCCGATACTGAAAAGAGCCATTTTCTGGCCCAACGAGCAGAGACACTCTTACACAGCCTAAGGCATCGTTTCCCTGGCCTCCCGCAAACTTCACTAGATATgaacaaaatacaatataacAAG GACGTGGGGCAGTCAATTCTGGAAAGCTACTCAAGAGTTATGGAGAGTCTGGCCTTTAACGTAATGGCAAGGATAGATGATGTCCTCTTCGTTGACGATGCTACCAAGCGATGTGCTGCTGCGGAATCAGTGTCTATCTTCAGCAGGGGAGGTTTGAGTGGCCTTCCTGTCCAGAAGCGGATGTCACCGAGCCCCTTCTCCATTCAACACACTCCCTATGCGTCTCCACTTGCAACACCGGCGTTCTGTTCCTCCACCCCAGTTATTGGAAGTCCAGGAAGAACACCTCTGTGTGTAAAGCGCAACGTTATAATAGACGACAAGTCAGAGAGATTACTCACAGCTGATTTTGAGAGGGTGTGGTCGTACGCCGGAAGCCTAAGCTCAAGAAGAACAACCGGGGATGCTCCTGAACGGGATTGA
- the LOC126587276 gene encoding rop guanine nucleotide exchange factor 1-like isoform X2, giving the protein MGSVSSEDGSDQQSERCGSYSLSADVSESESCSSFSCRRFDAEGASSSMTSSPRPGGGNFFFQAPVMLPVIGGKDVVAWDEKPEKRNADLSEVEMMKERFAKLLLGEDMSGGGKGVCTALAISNAITNLSATVFGELWRLEPLKAQRKAMWRREMDWLLCVSDSIVELVPSIQQFPGGGTYEVMEMRPRSDLYVNLPAIKKLDAMLLSMLDGFCETEFCYVDRGIILGDSKEGEGFIGGRPSIRQEEKWWLPYPKVPPNGLSFETRKKLQQCRDCCNQILKAAMAINSSVLAEMEIPRAYMESLPKGKDCMGDIIYRYIAADQFSPEHLLDCLDLSSEHQTLEIANRIEAAVHVWAQKDQNKHNNHKAKRASWGGKVKGLVSDTEKSHFLAQRAETLLHSLRHRFPGLPQTSLDMNKIQYNKDVGQSILESYSRVMESLAFNVMARIDDVLFVDDATKRCAAAESVSIFSRGGLSGLPVQKRMSPSPFSIQHTPYASPLATPAFCSSTPVIGSPGRTPLCVKRNVIIDDKSERLLTADFERVWSYAGSLSSRRTTGDAPERD; this is encoded by the exons ATGGGGAGTGTGTCGTCGGAGGACGGTTCGGACCAGCAGAGCGAGCGATGCGGGAGCTACAGCTTAAGCGCCGACGTGAGCGAGTCGGAGAGTTGTAGCAGCTTCTCGTGCCGGAGGTTCGATGCGGAGGGGGCTTCGAGCTCCATGACGTCGTCGCCGCGACCGGGCGGCGGAAATTTCTTCTTTCAGGCGCCGGTGATGCTTCCGGTGATCGGAGGAAAGGATGTGGTGGCTTGGGATGAGAAGCCGGAGAAACGAAATGCTGATTTGTCTG AAGTGGAGATGATGAAGGAGAGGTTTGCCAAGCTTCTGCTTGGAGAAGACATGTCAGGAGGAGGAAAAGGAGTCTGCACTGCCCTTGCTATCTCAAATGCCATCACCAATCTCTCTG CGACGGTGTTTGGCGAATTATGGAGGTTAGAGCCGCTGAAAGCACAGAGAAAGGCAATGTGGCGCCGGGAAATGGACTGGCTGTTATGTGTGAGTGATTCAATTGTTGAGCTTGTGCCTTCGATACAACAGTTTCCGGGTGGGGGGACATACGAAGTCATGGAAATGCGGCCGCGCTCTGACTTGTATGTGAATCTACCTGCCATTAAGAAGCTTGACGCAATGCTGCTTAGTATGCTAGATGGGTTTTGTGAGACAGAGTTCTGCTATGTTGACAGGGGGATTATTTTGGGGGATTCGAAAGAGGGTGAGGGGTTTATTGGTGGAAGGCCTTCAATTAGGCAAGAAGAGAAGTGGTGGCTGCCTTATCCTAAAGTTCCGCCAAATGGGTTGTCCTTTGAAACAAGGAAGAAATTGCAGCagtgtagggactgctgcaacCAGATATTGAAGGCAGCCATGGCGATTAATAGTAGTGTGCTTGCTGAGATGGAAATCCCAAGAGCGTACATGGAGTCGTTGCCCAAG GGGAAAGATTGTATGGGCGATATCATTTATCGTTACATAGCTGCAGACCAATTTTCACCAGAGCATCTTCTGGATTGCCTGGACTTGTCCTCAGAACATCAAACTCTAGAGATAGCCAATAGAATTGAGGCAGCTGTGCATGTTTGGGCGCAGAAAGACCAGAATAAGCACAATAATCATAAAGCTAAACGGGCATCCTGGGGTGGCAAGGTCAAGGGACTTGTTTCCGATACTGAAAAGAGCCATTTTCTGGCCCAACGAGCAGAGACACTCTTACACAGCCTAAGGCATCGTTTCCCTGGCCTCCCGCAAACTTCACTAGATATgaacaaaatacaatataacAAG GACGTGGGGCAGTCAATTCTGGAAAGCTACTCAAGAGTTATGGAGAGTCTGGCCTTTAACGTAATGGCAAGGATAGATGATGTCCTCTTCGTTGACGATGCTACCAAGCGATGTGCTGCTGCGGAATCAGTGTCTATCTTCAGCAGGGGAGGTTTGAGTGGCCTTCCTGTCCAGAAGCGGATGTCACCGAGCCCCTTCTCCATTCAACACACTCCCTATGCGTCTCCACTTGCAACACCGGCGTTCTGTTCCTCCACCCCAGTTATTGGAAGTCCAGGAAGAACACCTCTGTGTGTAAAGCGCAACGTTATAATAGACGACAAGTCAGAGAGATTACTCACAGCTGATTTTGAGAGGGTGTGGTCGTACGCCGGAAGCCTAAGCTCAAGAAGAACAACCGGGGATGCTCCTGAACGGGATTGA
- the LOC126587283 gene encoding uncharacterized protein LOC126587283 produces MPKKMGVNSKAEAAKARKSSTEAERKERESREKDEQYWREAEGSKSRAAKKREEESEKRAEAAARKAEARRLAELEEKELEKAAKKPDKKVGRVTIPVPKVTEAELRRRKEEEQAALEKKSDEVKKKQSRTAEEEEYERMVVVENKNRDDSFIEARSVEEAVAKMSVAESLPVDRHPERRLKASFKAFEEAELPRLKEEKPGLTHNQYKDMIWKLWKKSPDNPLNQLAE; encoded by the exons ATGCCGAAAAAGATGGGTGTGAACAGCAAGGCGGAGGCCGCCAAGGCTCGGAAGAGCTCCACCGAAGCCGAGCGCAAGGAGCGCGAGTCTCGCGAGAAGGACGAGCAGTACTGGCGCGAGGCGGAGGGCAGCAAGTCCCGCGCTGCCAAGAAGCGCGAGGAAGAATCCGAGAAGCGGGCGGAGGCCGCCGCGCGGAAAGCCGAGGCCCGCCGATTGGCGGAGCTGGAGGAGAAGGAGCTCGAAAAGGCGGCAAAGAAGCCCGATAAGAAGGTCGGCCGAGTCACGATCCCGGTTCCTAAGGTGACCGAGGCCGAGCTGAGACGGCGGAAAGAGGAGGAGCAGGCGGCGTTGGAGAAGAAATCGGATgaggtgaagaagaagcagagcCGTACGGCCGAGGAGGAGGAGTATGAGAGGATGGTGGTGGTAGAGAATAAGAATCGGGATGATTCTTTTATTGAGGCTAGGTCGGTGGAGGAGGCGGTTGCGAAGATGTCCGTGGCGGAGAGCTTGCCGGTGGATCGGCACCCGGAGAGGAGGCTCAAGGCTTCGTTTAAG GCTTTTGAAGAAGCTGAGCTCCCGAGGCTGAAGGAAGAGAAACCAGGTCTTACACACAACCAATACAAGGATATGATATGGAAGCTTTGGAAGAAATCTCCGGATAATCCTCTAAATCAG CTTGCTGAGTGA
- the LOC126587280 gene encoding GDSL esterase/lipase At5g55050-like, with product MANKSWVVLSLVLCVAVAVAVAVVSASDPGLQLIFVLGDSTADVGTNNFLPTSMVRADFPHNGIDFPSSKPTGRFSNGLNSADFLAQMLGLKRSPPPFLSLNAKSLRKKRFSGVNFASGGSGLLDITGKTSLTLMKFGTPVKTPVVAPSGNRQNVVSLTEQIQQFATVKRNLTAIKGGRRVTEKSLFFISTGSNDLFGYYHSNSSIPKEEFLSSLELAYENHLKSLIDLGARKFGIISVAPIGCCPSQRIHNTTGGCLEGLNELALAFHARLDALMLKLSSECKDIKYALGNAFEMTVNVIQNPFPFNFTQVEAACCGAGKLNAESFCIPSAKLCSNRNNYLFWDLFHPTQAASKLAAVTLFSGGTQFVTPINFAQLAKA from the exons ATGGCAAACAAGTCATGGGTTGTCCTTTCTCTGGTCCTATGTGTGGCTGTGGCTGTGGCTGTGGCTGTTGTTAGTGCATCAGACCCAGGTCTGCAACTAATCTTCGTACTAGGGGACTCAACTGCTGACGTTGGAACCAATAACTTCTTGCCCACCAGCATGGTTAGGGCTGACTTTCCTCATAATGGCATTGACTTTCCTTCCTCAAAACCCACTGGAAGGTTCAGCAACGGCCTCAATAGTGCTGATTTTCTTG CTCAGATGCTCGGTCTCAAGAGAAGTCCGCCGCCTTTTCTTTCTCTCAACGCGAAGTCTCTTCGCAAGAAGAGGTTTAGTGGTGTTAACTTTGCTTCTGGAGGGTCAGGCCTTCTTGACATAACTGGAAAAACATCG CTGACTCTGATGAAGTTTGGAACACCAGTGAAAACTCCGGTTGTTGCCCCATCCGGCAATCGACAAAATGTTGTGTCATTAACAGAGCAGATACAACAATTTGCCACTGTCAAGAGAAATCTTACGGCCATAAAAGGGGGGAGGAGAGTAACTGAGAAGTCTTTGTTCTTCATCAGCACCGGTAGCAATGACCTTTTCGGATATTACCACTCAAACAGTTCCATTCCAAAGGAAGAGTTCTTATCTTCTTTAGAGCTTGCTTATGAGAACCACCTGAAG AGCTTAATCGATCTTGGAGCGAGGAAATTTGGCATCATTAGCGTTGCCCCCATTGGATGCTGCCCAtctcaaaggattcacaacacTACCGGCGGATGTTTGGAGGGTTTGAACGAGCTTGCACTAGCTTTCCATGCAAGGTTGGATGCTCTAATGCTGAAGCTCAGCTCAGAATGCAAGGACATCAAGTATGCACTTGGGAATGCATTTGAAATGACAGTAAATGTCATTCAGAATCCTTTTCCATTCA ATTTCACGCAGGTGGAAGCTGCATGTTGCGGAGCTGGGAAGCTCAACGCTGAATCCTTCTGCATTCCAAGTGCCAAACTTTGCTCGAATCGCAACAACTACTTGTTCTGGGATTTATTTCATCCAACACAGGCTGCTTCCAAGTTAGCAGCTGTAACACTCTTCAGTGGTGGAACACAATTCGTAACCCCGATTAATTTTGCTCAGTTGGCCAAGGCTTAA
- the LOC126587277 gene encoding L-ascorbate oxidase homolog, with protein sequence MLLKFLAVIVLVLGLVSAEDPYRFFDWNVTYGDIYPLGVRQQGILINGQFPGPEIYSVTNDNLIINVHNSLPEPFLISWNGVQQRRNSYQDGVYGTTCAIPPGQNFTYTLQVKDQIGSFYYFPSLAFHKAAGGFGAIKILSRPLIPVPFPEPAGDYSILIGDWYKTDHKVLKTILDRGHRLPFPDGVLINGRGPSGTTFTFEQGKTYRLRISNVGLQNSLNFRIQGHTLKLVEVEGTHTLQTTYDSLDIHVGQSYSVLVTADQAPQDYYIAVSTRFTSTVLTSTAIFHYSNSASQVSGPIPGAPTQTDWSISQARSIRTNLTASGPRPNPQGSYHYGLVNVSRTIRLESSAAQVSRKQRYAVNSVSFIPADTPLKLADHFKIDGVFKVGSISDNPTGQSMYLDTSVMGADFRAFVEIVFENRENIMQSFHLDGYAFWVVGMDGGKWTPASRNEYNLRDAVSRSTTQVYPMSWTAIYIALDNVGMWNVRSEFWARQYLGQQFYLRVYSPVESPRDEYPIPRNALLCGRAAGRTTSP encoded by the exons ATGCTGCTCAAATTTCTAGCTGtcattgttttggttttgggtcTTGTGAGTGCGGAGGATCCTTACCGGTTCTTCGATTGGAATGTAACTTATGGTGACATATATCCGCTCGGAGTTCGTCAACAG GGGATTCTTATTAATGGTCAGTTTCCGGGGCCAGAAATCTATTCCGTCACCAATGACAACCTTATTATCAATGTCCACAACAGCTTGCCGGAGCCTTTCCTCATTTCATG GAACGGAGTGCAACAAAGGAGAAACTCATACCAAGATGGAGTGTATGGAACCACATGCGCTATCCCACCAGGCCAGAACTTCACCTACACACTACAAGTGAAGGACCAAATTGGAAGCTTCTACTACTTCCCATCTCTTGCCTTCCACAAAGCAGCCGGTGGATTTGGAGCCATTAAAATCCTCAGCAGGCCCTTGATCCCAGTCCCATTCCCCGAACCAGCTGGGGATTACTCCATTCTTATTGGAGATTGGTACAAGACTGATCACAAG GTATTAAAGACCATTCTAGATCGTGGTCACAGGCTTCCCTTCCCAGATGGTGTTTTAATCAATGGACGTGGACCAAGTGGTACAACTTTCACATTTGAACAAGGTAAAACCTACAGGCTTAGAATATCAAACGTTGGGCTCCAGAACTCTCTGAACTTCAGAATTCAGGGACACACATTGAAGCTGGTTGAGGTTGAAGGGACCCACACTCTCCAGACCACTTATGACTCGCTTGATATCCACGTGGGCCAATCCTACTCTGTTCTCGTCACAGCAGATCAGGCCCCTCAAGACTACTACATTGCTGTTTCAACTCGTTTTACCAGCACCGTCCTCACCAGCACTGCAATTTTTCACTACAGCAACTCGGCCAGTCAAGTTTCAGGCCCAATTCCTGGTGCTCCCACCCAAACTGACTGGTCTATTAGCCAGGCCCGCTCCATTAG GACTAATTTGACAGCAAGTGGACCAAGACCAAACCCACAAGGCTCCTACCACTATGGTCTTGTGAATGTGAGCAGAACAATCAGGCTAGAGAGCTCGGCAGCTCAAGTGAGTAGGAAGCAAAGATATGCAGTGAACAGTGTATCTTTCATCCCAGCTGACACACCATTGAAGCTTGCAGACCACTTCAAGATTGATGGAGTTTTCAAGGTTGGAAGCATCTCAGATAATCCCACTGGCCAAAGCATGTACCTTGACACTTCAGTCATGGGTGCTGATTTTAGGGCTTTTGTTGAGATTGTGTTTGAGAACAGAGAAAATATTATGCAAAGCTTTCACTTGGATGGTTACGCCTTCTGGGTTGTTGG AATGGATGGAGGTAAATGGACACCGGCTAGTCGGAACGAATATAACCTTAGAGATGCAgtgtccagaagtaccacacaG GTGTATCCAATGTCATGGACTGCAATTTACATTGCATTGGACAACGTTGGTATGTGGAACGTGAGGAGTGAGTTTTGGGCAAGGCAATACCTTGGACAACAATTTTACCTACGAGTTTACTCGCCTGTGGAGTCACCTAGGGATGAGTACCCAATTCCCAGAAATGCCCTTCTTTGTGGTAGGGCTGCCGGCAGAACAACTAGTCCTTAA